A DNA window from Zingiber officinale cultivar Zhangliang chromosome 3A, Zo_v1.1, whole genome shotgun sequence contains the following coding sequences:
- the LOC122051618 gene encoding 60S ribosomal protein L23, which translates to MSKRGRGGTAGNKFRMSLGLPVAATVNCADNTGAKNLYIISVKGIKGRLNRLPSACVGDMVMATVKKGKPDLRKKVMPAVIVRQRKPWRRKDGVYMYFEDNAGVIVNPKGEMKGSAITGPIGKECADLWPRIASAANAIV; encoded by the exons ATGTCGAAGCGAG GTCGCGGAGGAACTGCAGGCAACAAGTTTCGGATGTCACTGGGTCTACCAGTGGCGGCGACGGTGAACTGCGCTGACAACACGGGGGCAAAGAACCTATACATCATTTCCGTCAAGGGGATCAAGGGTCGTCTCAATCGCCTACCCTCGGCCTGCGTcggtgacatggttatggccacCGTAAAGAAGGGGAAGCCTGACCTCAGGAAGAAGGTCATGCCGGCTGTCATCGTTCGTCAGCGTAAGCCGTGGCGCCGAAAGGATGGCGTCTACATGTACTTTGAAG ATAATGCTGGAGTGATTGTCAATCCAAAGGGTGAAATGAAAG GATCTGCCATCACTGGACCCATCGGCAAGGAATGCGCTGACCTGTGGCCGAGGATTGCAAGTGCAGCAAACGCAATTGTGTAA
- the LOC122051619 gene encoding probable calcium-binding protein CML21 — protein MGATLGRNNSFSGVLESKLDAKMVEAMQRRALGGTNVKSFNSVIMKFPKIDKNFRKCKSIFEQFDEDSNGAIDLEELKHCFQKLEISCNEEEISDLFLACDIDENMGMKFNEFIVLLCLVYLLNEPTVAKANSRMGLADLETSFEALVNAFVFLDKNKDGYVSKTEMVHAINETTAGERSSGRIAMKRFEEMDWDKNGMVTFKEFLFAFTSWVGMDDEVEEDEE, from the exons ATGGGCGCGACGCTGGGAAGGAACAACTCGTTTAGTGGTGTTCTAGAATCAAAACTTGATGCGAAGATGGTTGAGGCTATGCAACGAAGGGCATTGGGAGGAACTAATGTGAAATCATTTAATAGTGTCATTATGAAATTTCCGAAAATTGACAAGAATTTTAGAAAATGCAAGTCCATTTTTGAGCAATTTG ATGAAGATTCCAATGGTGCAATAGATCTAGAAGAGCTTAAGCACTGCTTTCAGAAGCTAGAAATCTCCTGTAATGAGGAGGAGATTTCTGATCTTTTTTTGGCATGTGACATTGATGAGAACATGGGTATGAAATTTAATGAGTTTATTGTTCTTCTCTGCCTTGTTTATCTTCTCAACGAGCCAACTGTTGCAAAAGCA AATTCGCGAATGGGTCTGGCGGATCTTGAGACAAGTTTTGAGGCACTAGTTAATGCATTTGTTTTCTTGGACAAAAACAAGGATGGGTATGTCAGCAAGACAGAGATGGTGCATGCTATAAATGAGACAACTGCAGGAGAACGCTCTTCGGGACGAATAGCCATGAAAAGATTTG AAGAGATGGACTGGGATAAAAATGGGATGGTGACATTCAAGGAATTCCTCTTTGCTTTCACCAGTTGGGTGGGGATGgatgatgaagttgaagaagATGAGGAATGA
- the LOC122051621 gene encoding ubiquitin-conjugating enzyme E2-17 kDa-like — protein MASRRIQKELLDLQKDPPTSCSAGPVGEDLFHWQATIMGPTESPYSGGVFFVKIHFPPDYPFKPPKVNFQTKVYHPNINSNGSICLDILKEQWSPALTISKVLLSICSLLTDPNPDDPLVPEIAHIYKTQRSRYEETARAWTQKYAMG, from the exons atggctAGCAGAAGAATTCAAAAGGAGCTCTTGGACTTGCAGAAGGATCCTCCTACATCATGCAGTGCTGGACCTGTTGGAGAAGATTTGTTCCATTGGCAGGCAACAATCATGGGTCCTACTGAAAGCCCCTATTCAGGAGGGGTGTTTTTTGTTAAGATTCATTTCCCACCAGACTATCCATTTAAGCCTCCTAAAGTCAACTTCCAAACAAAG GTTTACCACCCGAACATCAACTCAAATGGAAGCATCTGCCTTGACATCCTCAAGGAGCAGTGGAGCCCTGCACTGACCATCTCCAAGGTTCTCCTCTCGATTTGCTCTCTCCTGACTGACCCGAACCCAGACGACCCCCTTGTTCCTGAGATCGCCCACATCTACAAGACGCAGAGGTCACGATACGAGGAGACTGCTCGAGCATGGACCCAAAAGTATGCCATGGGATGA